In Streptomyces sp. SN-593, a single genomic region encodes these proteins:
- the wrbA gene encoding NAD(P)H:quinone oxidoreductase → MSVRVAVIYYSATGNVHQLAQAVAKGAESRDAEVRLRRVPELAPDTAIDANPAWRAHVDATKDTVREATLADLEWATAYAFGTPTRFGNVTSQLKQFIDQTGVQWQAGVFHNKPATSFTSAMNAHGGLESTLLSLNNVFYHWGCVIVAPGYTDPVLFAAGGNPYGTSWASGGGEGPDRATLDAAHYQGRHLADIATRLAG, encoded by the coding sequence GTGTCTGTCCGAGTTGCCGTCATCTACTACAGCGCCACCGGGAACGTCCACCAGTTGGCCCAGGCCGTCGCCAAGGGGGCCGAGAGCCGGGACGCCGAGGTGCGCCTGCGCCGGGTGCCCGAACTCGCGCCCGACACGGCCATCGACGCGAACCCGGCCTGGCGCGCCCACGTGGACGCCACCAAGGACACGGTGCGGGAGGCGACCCTCGCCGACCTGGAGTGGGCCACGGCCTACGCCTTCGGCACCCCGACCCGCTTCGGCAACGTCACCTCCCAGCTCAAGCAGTTCATCGACCAGACCGGTGTGCAGTGGCAGGCGGGCGTCTTCCACAACAAGCCCGCCACGAGCTTCACCTCGGCGATGAACGCCCACGGCGGCCTGGAGTCCACGCTGCTGTCGCTGAACAACGTCTTCTACCACTGGGGTTGCGTCATCGTGGCGCCCGGCTACACCGACCCGGTGCTCTTCGCGGCCGGCGGCAACCCGTACGGCACGAGTTGGGCGAGCGGGGGTGGCGAGGGGCCGGACCGGGCGACGCTGGACGCGGCGCACTACCAGGGCCGGCACCTGGCGGACATCGCGACCCGGCTCGCCGGCTGA
- a CDS encoding lytic polysaccharide monooxygenase auxiliary activity family 9 protein, with the protein MRKKIATAVVGVGVASAFALSTGSASSHGYVSTPPSRAALCAAGTVTNCGDIQYEPQSVEGPKGFPAAGPADGSICSGGNARFAQLDDPRGGAWPATQVTGGQNYTFTWKLTAQHSTTDFSYYMTNSSYDPTKPLTRSEIDTTPFLTVPYNGTQPPATVVHQGTIPTGHTGKQLIVGVWTVADTGNAFYSCADVQF; encoded by the coding sequence ATGCGCAAGAAGATCGCCACCGCGGTGGTCGGCGTCGGCGTCGCCTCCGCCTTCGCGCTGAGCACCGGCAGTGCGAGCAGCCACGGCTACGTCAGCACCCCGCCCAGCCGCGCCGCGCTCTGCGCCGCCGGCACCGTGACGAACTGCGGCGACATCCAGTACGAACCGCAGAGCGTCGAGGGCCCCAAGGGCTTCCCGGCCGCCGGGCCCGCCGACGGCAGCATCTGCAGCGGCGGCAACGCCCGCTTCGCCCAGCTCGACGACCCGCGCGGCGGCGCCTGGCCCGCCACCCAGGTCACCGGCGGCCAGAACTACACCTTCACCTGGAAGCTCACCGCCCAGCACTCCACCACCGACTTCTCCTACTACATGACCAACAGCAGCTACGACCCCACGAAGCCGCTCACCCGGTCCGAGATCGACACCACCCCGTTCCTGACCGTGCCCTACAACGGCACCCAGCCGCCCGCCACCGTCGTGCACCAGGGCACCATCCCCACCGGCCACACCGGCAAGCAGCTCATCGTCGGCGTGTGGACCGTCGCCGACACCGGCAACGCCTTCTACTCCTGCGCCGACGTGCAGTTCTGA
- the thrS gene encoding threonine--tRNA ligase codes for MNEGHAQNAHDAVHDHRELGRELGLFGSDPLIGAGLPYWLPDGAAVRHALEEYIRGQERAAGYRHVYSPVLGKRELYEISGHWAHYRDDMFPPMELGGGEQVVLRPSLCPHHAVLFRSQARSYRDLPLRLAELGGMFRAELSGVLAGLTRVRAIQLNDAHLFCTPEQVEEEAAGALELIGRAYAAMGIRAARYRLSLPGPGGKYAAAPEMWRRATEALVGVLERLGLPYEAEEGEAAFYGPKIDVQVRDHAGRESTLSTVQVDFHQPERFGLRYVGADGARHRPVMVHRSVVGSVERAVAQLVEVHGGAFPAWLAPVQVAVLPVAAEQEAAAREFAARCVALGLRVEVADARQGSLGARVRRARLVPYQGVIGAREAADGLVAPRLRDGRRPAPLPGPELASRIAALVGAYGVRLWDGPDAG; via the coding sequence ATGAACGAGGGCCATGCCCAGAACGCACACGACGCCGTGCACGATCACCGCGAACTCGGCCGCGAGCTGGGCCTGTTCGGCAGCGACCCGCTGATCGGCGCGGGGCTGCCGTACTGGCTGCCGGACGGCGCCGCGGTGAGGCACGCGCTGGAGGAGTACATCCGCGGCCAGGAGCGCGCGGCGGGCTACCGCCACGTGTACTCCCCGGTGCTCGGTAAACGCGAGCTGTACGAGATCTCCGGTCACTGGGCGCACTACCGCGACGACATGTTCCCGCCGATGGAACTGGGCGGCGGCGAGCAGGTGGTGCTGCGTCCGAGCCTGTGTCCGCACCACGCGGTGCTCTTCCGGTCGCAGGCCCGCAGCTACCGCGACCTGCCGCTGCGCCTCGCGGAGCTGGGCGGCATGTTCCGCGCCGAACTGTCGGGTGTGCTCGCCGGGTTGACCCGGGTCCGGGCGATCCAGCTCAACGACGCCCACCTCTTCTGCACCCCGGAGCAGGTGGAGGAGGAGGCCGCGGGCGCGCTGGAGCTGATCGGGCGCGCGTACGCCGCGATGGGCATCCGTGCGGCCCGCTACCGGTTGTCGCTGCCGGGCCCGGGCGGCAAGTACGCGGCGGCGCCGGAGATGTGGCGGCGGGCCACCGAGGCGCTGGTCGGCGTGCTGGAACGGCTCGGCCTGCCCTACGAGGCGGAGGAGGGCGAGGCCGCGTTCTACGGTCCCAAGATCGACGTGCAGGTCCGCGACCACGCCGGGCGGGAGTCCACCCTGTCCACCGTGCAGGTCGACTTCCACCAGCCGGAGCGTTTCGGGCTGCGGTACGTGGGTGCGGACGGGGCCCGGCACCGGCCGGTGATGGTGCACCGCAGCGTCGTCGGCAGCGTGGAGCGGGCGGTGGCGCAGCTCGTGGAGGTGCACGGCGGGGCGTTCCCGGCGTGGCTGGCCCCGGTGCAGGTGGCGGTGCTGCCGGTCGCGGCCGAACAGGAGGCGGCCGCCCGGGAGTTCGCGGCGCGTTGTGTCGCGCTCGGGCTGCGGGTCGAGGTCGCGGACGCGCGTCAGGGGAGTCTCGGGGCCCGGGTCCGCCGGGCGCGCCTGGTGCCGTACCAGGGGGTGATCGGTGCGCGGGAGGCCGCGGACGGCCTGGTCGCGCCGAGGCTGCGCGACGGGAGGCGGCCCGCTCCGCTGCCCGGACCGGAGTTGGCGTCGCGGATCGCCGCCCTGGTCGGCGCGTACGGCGTGCGGCTGTGGGACGGCCCGGACGCCGGGTAG
- a CDS encoding antibiotic biosynthesis monooxygenase family protein, which produces MFARVQTFHQPTEKLDELATVGRERLAAAEPPGYKGFQYLVDREHGKALLISFWDSEEDLRRLEAGNAATRAQVKAEAGVEPPAAEVFEVALRSL; this is translated from the coding sequence ATGTTCGCTCGGGTCCAGACCTTCCACCAGCCGACCGAGAAGCTCGACGAACTGGCCACGGTCGGCCGCGAGCGGCTCGCGGCCGCGGAACCCCCCGGGTACAAGGGGTTCCAGTACCTCGTCGACCGCGAGCACGGCAAGGCGCTGCTGATCTCCTTCTGGGACAGCGAGGAGGACCTCCGCCGGCTGGAGGCGGGCAACGCCGCCACGCGCGCGCAGGTGAAGGCGGAGGCCGGCGTCGAGCCCCCGGCGGCCGAGGTGTTCGAGGTGGCCCTCCGTTCCCTCTGA
- a CDS encoding helix-turn-helix domain-containing protein has translation MTGDGEDDGNGNGKELIDWEWLTAREVYASELAYRRRQSGMTLVQLAELCLYEQSYLHRLERGTRLGTVEAAGALDRVYGTGMLLVKLWHLAKREVRDRPFLGLAPLEAEAVGIQEYALSAVPELLQTRAYATEQLRTARPGTTALAARVAARMARQARLTDPDPVHYRALIDEAVLRRTARDRHTWTGQLDHLIEAAQRPDISLHVVPFGTGPHHILGSVELLYFPDGRTVAYTQSSLGGHLVEEPEDVEPLRLAYDILRDTALTPTESLTFLRALRDQAPGSTDRPPGGVTP, from the coding sequence ATGACCGGCGACGGCGAAGACGACGGGAACGGGAACGGGAAAGAGCTCATCGACTGGGAGTGGCTGACCGCACGGGAGGTGTACGCGAGCGAACTCGCCTACCGGCGCCGGCAGTCCGGGATGACCCTGGTCCAACTCGCGGAACTCTGCCTGTACGAACAGTCCTACCTACACCGCCTCGAACGCGGAACGCGCCTCGGCACCGTCGAGGCCGCCGGCGCCCTGGACCGCGTCTACGGAACCGGGATGCTCCTGGTCAAACTCTGGCACCTGGCCAAACGCGAGGTACGCGACCGGCCCTTCCTGGGCCTGGCACCCCTGGAGGCCGAAGCCGTCGGCATCCAGGAGTACGCCCTCAGCGCCGTACCCGAACTCCTCCAGACCCGCGCCTACGCCACCGAACAACTGCGCACCGCACGCCCCGGCACCACCGCGCTCGCCGCACGCGTCGCCGCACGGATGGCCCGGCAGGCACGCCTCACCGACCCCGACCCCGTCCACTACCGCGCCCTGATCGACGAAGCCGTGCTCCGCCGCACGGCACGCGACCGGCACACCTGGACCGGGCAACTCGACCACCTCATCGAGGCCGCCCAACGCCCCGACATCTCCCTGCACGTGGTGCCGTTCGGCACCGGACCCCACCACATCCTCGGCTCCGTCGAACTCCTCTACTTCCCCGACGGCCGCACCGTCGCCTACACGCAAAGCAGCCTCGGCGGCCACCTCGTCGAAGAACCCGAGGACGTCGAACCCCTCCGCCTCGCCTACGACATCCTCCGCGACACCGCCCTCACCCCGACCGAATCCCTCACCTTCCTCCGCGCCCTCCGCGACCAGGCCCCCGGCAGCACCGACCGCCCGCCGGGTGGCGTGACGCCGTGA
- a CDS encoding helix-turn-helix domain-containing protein, with the protein MSEELRQPLNRKELEPESSPVAAFGERLRTLRDARGWTQDELGERMGYSPTHISAVETGRRPPTPRFATRADRVLGTGDQLTRQGRAARSDALLEGFPEYVAHEAKAAEIRLYEIGVIPGLLQTPDYAAALTAGAVKRGAITPEQGEERNLLTAQRQASLTREPVPVVFVVLDESCLRRPIGSSEVMAEQFGRLLEFADLPNTVVQVAPFSMGTRRPISLPVYLLTQPDRSLMSYAESAHRGHLERESAFVLPVLTAYHQLQAEALSQAASVEMISELRKGTP; encoded by the coding sequence ATGAGTGAGGAGTTGAGACAACCGTTGAACCGCAAGGAACTGGAGCCGGAGAGCTCGCCGGTCGCGGCGTTCGGTGAGCGTCTGCGCACGTTACGGGACGCCCGCGGATGGACCCAGGATGAGCTGGGCGAACGCATGGGCTATTCGCCGACGCACATTTCGGCGGTGGAAACCGGTCGCCGACCCCCAACTCCCCGCTTCGCGACCCGCGCTGACAGGGTGTTGGGAACCGGGGACCAACTCACCCGCCAGGGCAGGGCCGCGCGGTCGGACGCCCTGCTGGAAGGCTTTCCGGAGTACGTCGCGCACGAGGCCAAGGCGGCGGAGATCAGACTGTACGAGATCGGCGTCATTCCGGGGTTGCTCCAGACCCCGGACTACGCGGCCGCACTCACAGCGGGAGCGGTCAAGCGAGGTGCGATCACCCCCGAGCAGGGGGAGGAGCGGAACCTGCTCACCGCACAACGCCAGGCGTCCCTGACCCGGGAGCCGGTTCCGGTGGTTTTCGTGGTGCTGGACGAGAGCTGCCTCAGGCGACCGATCGGGAGCAGCGAGGTCATGGCCGAGCAGTTCGGACGGCTGTTGGAGTTCGCCGACCTGCCGAACACGGTCGTCCAGGTGGCACCGTTCAGCATGGGGACCCGTCGCCCGATCAGTCTGCCGGTCTACCTCCTGACCCAGCCCGACCGCTCGCTGATGTCGTACGCCGAGTCCGCTCATCGCGGCCACTTGGAGCGGGAAAGTGCGTTCGTGCTCCCTGTGCTGACGGCCTACCATCAACTACAGGCCGAAGCGCTGTCGCAGGCGGCGTCGGTGGAGATGATCAGCGAGCTGCGAAAGGGCACTCCGTGA
- a CDS encoding DUF397 domain-containing protein produces MTTEAPRWFKSSHSENGGACVEVAANLVASRGVVPVRDSKDPGGPVLAFPAASFASFVAGVKAGEFPLG; encoded by the coding sequence GTGACGACCGAAGCTCCGCGTTGGTTCAAGTCCTCTCACAGTGAGAACGGCGGCGCCTGCGTCGAGGTCGCCGCCAACCTCGTTGCCTCGCGCGGCGTCGTCCCCGTACGCGACTCGAAGGACCCGGGCGGCCCGGTGCTGGCCTTCCCGGCGGCGTCGTTCGCCTCGTTCGTCGCGGGCGTGAAGGCGGGGGAGTTCCCGCTCGGCTGA
- a CDS encoding phosphodiesterase, with translation MTVSLAHLSDPHLTTGPSAGPPAEALERALGQVLALDPRPDCVVITGDLVDRGTPEEYRALREALRDFPLPLHLAVGNHDDPQALLAEFAGTGFVGGGTRAHYAVDHPAFTLVVLDSNVRHAPGGHLGAAQLEWLDGVLARRPDTPALVCLHHPPVTVGVPYLDGMGLDDAEEFAAVLARHGNVARVLAGHLHRPITAAFAGSVVTTATSTYEQSSLDQRGGVPDFLPGPASFLLHLSNGASCPHGASCPHGAPGPHGAPGSTWVTHAVPIPQPPKP, from the coding sequence GTGACCGTCTCCCTCGCGCACCTCAGTGACCCGCACCTCACGACCGGACCCTCCGCCGGGCCGCCGGCAGAAGCGCTGGAACGCGCGCTCGGGCAGGTCCTCGCGCTCGACCCGCGGCCCGACTGCGTGGTGATCACCGGAGACCTCGTGGACCGGGGCACCCCGGAGGAGTACCGGGCCCTGCGGGAGGCCCTCCGGGACTTCCCGCTGCCGCTGCACCTGGCCGTCGGCAACCACGACGATCCGCAAGCGCTGCTGGCGGAGTTCGCCGGGACGGGCTTCGTGGGCGGGGGGACGCGGGCGCACTACGCGGTGGACCACCCCGCCTTCACCCTCGTCGTGCTGGACTCGAACGTGCGGCACGCACCGGGTGGGCACCTGGGTGCCGCCCAACTGGAGTGGCTGGACGGGGTCCTGGCCCGCAGGCCGGACACGCCGGCGCTCGTGTGCCTGCACCACCCGCCGGTGACGGTCGGCGTGCCCTACCTCGACGGGATGGGCCTGGACGACGCCGAGGAGTTCGCCGCCGTCCTCGCCCGCCACGGCAACGTCGCCAGGGTCCTGGCCGGCCACCTGCACCGCCCCATCACCGCGGCCTTCGCTGGGAGCGTCGTGACCACCGCCACCAGTACCTACGAGCAGAGCAGCCTTGACCAGCGCGGCGGCGTCCCCGACTTCCTCCCCGGCCCGGCCTCCTTCCTCCTCCACCTCTCGAACGGCGCCTCCTGCCCTCACGGCGCCTCCTGCCCTCACGGCGCCCCCGGCCCTCACGGCGCCCCCGGCTCCACGTGGGTCACCCACGCCGTCCCCATCCCGCAGCCCCCGAAGCCCTGA
- a CDS encoding discoidin domain-containing protein, producing MAHFRPDRTAPDRPRSFPARATALLVTLLALLGTYLAATPAPAQAADGVVSQNKPVTVSSTESSAFPASAAVDGNSGTRWSSAFTATAWLQVDLGATTALDGVDISWESAYAKAFSIRLSTDGTTFTTAYTTTTGTGGQQNLPVSGSARYVRIDLAQRALPAYGYSVWEFQVLGVPAAPDRTIAAVSLVNDASGKPVLGLSPLVDGSVVDLTRLSNTRLSIQATLAQGATAGSVVFQLTGAKGTSASRTENTAPYFLCNDYVDCPLLATPDTYTLTVQAYAGADASGGTRGAPLTVHFSVSATAVAPKPLDVLYIGNSLIGTATSASGEDTPALVQHLATAAGRTVRTTEVIHFGNTLQQTYDAGEVTAALSGATTYDYIVLQEYSTLVATNPAAATSALMNTYAPAFARALKPGGKVVLFKDWALVDPSPFPTRAADVAAIDTNYAALSGGLPTANLVAPVSDTFETLIASKGTSYLIVSDGKHPDDTAIYLDAATLYGILFHESPRTLADLYLPAATAASMRDVAATAIGY from the coding sequence ATGGCGCACTTCCGCCCGGACCGTACGGCCCCCGATCGCCCGAGGTCCTTCCCGGCCAGAGCCACCGCGCTTCTGGTCACCCTCCTGGCGCTGCTCGGGACGTACCTCGCCGCCACCCCCGCACCGGCCCAGGCCGCCGACGGTGTCGTCTCCCAGAACAAGCCCGTCACCGTGTCCTCGACCGAGTCCTCCGCGTTCCCCGCGTCGGCCGCGGTGGACGGGAACTCCGGCACCCGCTGGTCCAGCGCGTTCACCGCCACCGCGTGGCTCCAGGTCGACCTGGGGGCCACGACGGCGCTCGACGGCGTCGACATCAGTTGGGAGAGCGCCTACGCGAAGGCGTTCTCGATCCGACTCTCGACCGACGGCACCACCTTCACGACCGCCTACACCACCACGACCGGCACCGGCGGCCAGCAGAACCTGCCGGTCTCCGGCTCCGCACGGTACGTCCGGATCGACCTGGCCCAGCGCGCGCTGCCCGCCTACGGCTACTCCGTATGGGAGTTCCAGGTCCTCGGCGTCCCCGCCGCACCCGACCGGACGATCGCCGCGGTGAGCCTGGTGAACGACGCGTCCGGAAAGCCGGTGCTCGGCCTCAGCCCCCTCGTGGACGGCTCCGTGGTGGACCTCACCCGGCTGTCGAACACCCGCCTGAGCATTCAGGCGACCCTCGCGCAGGGGGCGACCGCGGGCAGCGTGGTCTTCCAACTCACCGGTGCCAAGGGCACGTCCGCCTCCCGCACCGAGAACACGGCGCCCTACTTCCTGTGCAACGACTACGTCGACTGCCCCCTGCTCGCCACACCGGACACCTACACGCTGACGGTGCAGGCGTACGCCGGAGCCGACGCCTCCGGCGGCACCCGCGGCGCACCGCTGACGGTCCACTTCAGTGTGTCGGCGACAGCGGTGGCGCCGAAGCCGCTCGACGTGCTGTACATCGGCAACAGCCTCATCGGCACCGCCACGTCGGCGAGCGGTGAGGACACCCCCGCCCTCGTCCAGCACCTGGCGACCGCGGCCGGCCGTACCGTCCGCACCACCGAGGTCATCCACTTCGGGAACACCCTGCAACAGACCTATGACGCGGGCGAGGTGACCGCCGCGCTCAGCGGTGCCACCACGTACGACTACATCGTGCTCCAGGAGTACAGCACCCTCGTGGCCACCAACCCGGCCGCTGCCACGAGCGCGTTGATGAACACCTACGCGCCGGCGTTCGCCCGGGCCCTCAAACCCGGCGGCAAGGTGGTGCTGTTCAAGGACTGGGCCCTGGTCGACCCCTCGCCGTTCCCGACCCGCGCGGCCGACGTGGCCGCCATCGACACCAACTACGCGGCCCTGTCGGGCGGGTTGCCGACGGCCAACCTGGTCGCGCCCGTCAGCGACACGTTCGAGACGCTGATCGCGTCCAAGGGCACCTCCTACCTGATCGTCTCCGACGGCAAGCACCCCGACGACACCGCGATCTACCTCGACGCGGCGACCCTCTACGGCATCCTCTTCCACGAGTCGCCGAGGACCCTCGCCGACCTGTACCTCCCCGCGGCCACCGCCGCCTCGATGCGCGACGTGGCGGCCACGGCCATCGGCTACTGA
- a CDS encoding cellulase family glycosylhydrolase — MVLAALLGQATATAAATSTAATAAASPAATSTGYWHTSGRQILDENNQPVRIAGVNWFGFETDNHVAHGLWSRDYKSMIDQMKSLGYNTIRLPYSDDIFKPGTMPDSINFYNMNQDLQGLTSLQVMDKIVDYAGSIGLRVILDRHRPDASGQSALWYTASVPESTWITDLKALAARYQGNPAVVGIDLHNEPHDPACWGCGDTTIDWRLAAERAGNAVLGVNPALLIFVEGIQTYNGTSGWWGGNLMGVGQYPVQLNVADRVVYSAHDYATSVAQQSWFTDPSFPANMPGIWDKYWGYVFKQNIAPVWVGEFGTTLQSTVDQQWLKALVAYMLPTAGNGGNSFNWTFWSWNPDSGDTGGILKDDWQTVDTVKDGYLASIKAPGFGGTGTTGGTSAGTSSGTSSGASSGTSSGTSSGTSAGTSAGTSSGTSAGSTSGSTGGTGGGGCTAALHVDNQWDSGFTATVTVTAGAAAVSGWTVTWTWPGNQQETSAWSADVSQAGGTVTARNLSYNGAVAAAGSTTFGVQGTASGAFTVPALACTAS, encoded by the coding sequence ATGGTGCTCGCCGCCCTCCTCGGGCAGGCGACCGCCACGGCCGCCGCCACCTCCACCGCCGCCACGGCAGCCGCATCCCCCGCCGCCACGAGCACGGGCTACTGGCACACCAGCGGCCGGCAGATCCTCGACGAGAACAACCAGCCGGTCCGGATCGCCGGCGTCAACTGGTTCGGCTTCGAGACCGACAACCACGTGGCGCACGGCCTCTGGTCACGCGACTACAAGAGCATGATCGACCAGATGAAGTCGCTCGGCTACAACACGATCCGGCTGCCGTACAGCGACGACATCTTCAAGCCGGGCACGATGCCCGACAGCATCAACTTCTACAACATGAACCAGGACCTCCAGGGGCTGACGTCCCTCCAGGTGATGGACAAGATCGTCGACTACGCGGGGTCGATCGGGCTGCGGGTCATCCTGGACCGGCACCGGCCGGACGCGAGCGGGCAGTCCGCGCTCTGGTACACCGCGTCGGTCCCGGAGAGCACCTGGATCACGGACCTCAAGGCGCTGGCCGCCCGCTACCAGGGCAACCCGGCCGTGGTCGGCATCGACCTGCACAACGAGCCGCACGACCCGGCCTGCTGGGGCTGCGGCGACACCACGATCGACTGGCGGCTGGCCGCCGAGCGCGCCGGGAACGCGGTCCTGGGGGTCAACCCCGCCCTGCTGATCTTCGTGGAGGGCATCCAGACCTACAACGGCACCTCCGGCTGGTGGGGCGGCAACCTGATGGGCGTCGGCCAGTACCCCGTGCAGTTGAACGTGGCCGACCGCGTCGTGTACTCCGCCCACGACTACGCCACCAGCGTCGCCCAGCAGAGCTGGTTCACCGACCCGAGCTTCCCCGCGAACATGCCCGGGATCTGGGACAAGTACTGGGGCTACGTCTTCAAGCAGAACATCGCCCCGGTGTGGGTGGGCGAGTTCGGCACCACGCTCCAGTCGACCGTCGACCAGCAGTGGCTGAAGGCCCTGGTCGCCTACATGCTGCCGACCGCGGGGAACGGCGGAAACAGCTTCAACTGGACGTTCTGGTCGTGGAACCCGGACTCCGGTGACACCGGCGGCATCCTCAAGGACGACTGGCAGACCGTCGACACCGTCAAGGACGGCTACCTGGCGAGCATCAAGGCTCCGGGCTTCGGCGGCACCGGCACCACCGGCGGCACGTCGGCCGGGACATCCTCGGGGACGTCCTCCGGGGCGTCGAGCGGTACGTCCTCGGGCACCTCATCCGGGACGTCTGCCGGTACGTCGGCCGGGACGTCGAGCGGCACCTCGGCCGGCAGCACCAGCGGCAGCACGGGAGGGACGGGCGGCGGCGGCTGCACCGCGGCCCTCCACGTGGACAACCAGTGGGACAGCGGGTTCACGGCCACCGTCACGGTGACCGCCGGCGCCGCCGCCGTGAGCGGCTGGACCGTGACGTGGACGTGGCCCGGCAACCAGCAGGAGACCAGCGCCTGGAGCGCCGACGTCAGTCAGGCCGGCGGCACCGTCACCGCGAGGAACCTCTCCTACAACGGGGCCGTCGCCGCCGCCGGCTCCACCACCTTCGGCGTCCAGGGCACCGCTTCCGGCGCCTTCACCGTGCCCGCGCTGGCCTGCACCGCTTCCTGA
- a CDS encoding GNAT family N-acetyltransferase, whose translation MLRGGKVGLRARHEDDYPVLRDEMYNDVVHSSRSSTNPWRPIPVGAKDPRLEAEGKDDSIVPFAVVDLTDDSLLGTASVWGIDRHNRCAHLGIGLRPAARGKGFGTDAVALLCHYGFVVRGLRRLQLETLADNTAMLRAAERNGFVREGVLRANAYVLGEILDEVVLGLLADEWPQPPPA comes from the coding sequence ATGCTACGAGGCGGCAAGGTCGGGCTGCGGGCCCGCCACGAGGACGACTACCCGGTCCTGCGGGACGAGATGTACAACGACGTGGTCCACTCGTCGCGGTCGAGCACCAACCCCTGGCGGCCGATCCCGGTCGGCGCGAAGGACCCGCGCCTGGAGGCGGAGGGCAAGGACGACTCCATCGTCCCGTTCGCGGTGGTGGACCTGACGGACGACTCGCTGCTCGGCACCGCCTCCGTGTGGGGCATCGACCGCCACAACCGCTGCGCGCACCTCGGGATCGGCCTGCGCCCGGCCGCGCGCGGCAAGGGGTTCGGCACCGACGCGGTGGCGCTGCTCTGCCACTACGGCTTCGTCGTACGCGGCCTGCGGCGGCTCCAGTTGGAGACCCTGGCGGACAACACCGCGATGCTGCGGGCGGCGGAGCGCAACGGCTTCGTCCGCGAGGGAGTGCTGCGCGCGAACGCGTACGTGCTCGGCGAGATCCTGGACGAGGTCGTCCTCGGCCTGCTCGCCGACGAATGGCCCCAGCCTCCGCCCGCGTAA
- a CDS encoding TetR/AcrR family transcriptional regulator: protein MSGPARGRRAGERKGDLRERAILDTCEALLAAKGYDAVTVGDIAQGAGITRGALYFYFGSKQEVVTALVARTVEHLWERSRSTARTEDPRQAVAAALRRTVELWTDHGLVMRTAIDLSLTVPEIGALWDRTADLFIAAITSVLERAGVRSGAGPDGAAAMGRALCWMIERSFYHASQDAARDDGSGDGVGDGAGRSSDALQEASATCEHIWLTCAGLAR from the coding sequence GTGTCCGGGCCCGCACGCGGCCGGCGTGCGGGCGAGCGCAAGGGCGACCTGCGGGAGCGGGCGATCCTCGACACCTGCGAGGCCCTGCTGGCGGCCAAGGGCTACGACGCGGTGACCGTCGGCGACATCGCCCAGGGCGCGGGCATCACCCGGGGCGCCCTGTACTTCTACTTCGGCTCGAAGCAGGAGGTGGTCACGGCTCTGGTGGCCCGCACCGTCGAGCACCTGTGGGAGCGGTCCAGGAGCACGGCCCGCACCGAGGACCCGCGCCAGGCCGTGGCGGCGGCCCTGCGGCGCACGGTGGAACTGTGGACCGACCACGGCCTGGTCATGCGCACCGCGATCGACCTGTCGCTGACCGTCCCGGAGATCGGCGCGCTGTGGGACCGTACGGCGGACCTGTTCATCGCGGCGATCACCTCCGTGCTGGAACGGGCCGGGGTACGGTCCGGCGCGGGACCGGACGGGGCCGCGGCGATGGGGCGCGCGCTGTGCTGGATGATCGAGCGGAGCTTCTACCACGCCTCGCAGGACGCCGCCCGGGACGACGGCTCGGGGGACGGCGTGGGGGACGGCGCGGGGCGCTCCTCCGACGCGCTCCAGGAGGCGTCCGCGACCTGCGAGCACATCTGGCTGACCTGCGCCGGCCTGGCCCGCTGA